The Salvelinus fontinalis isolate EN_2023a unplaced genomic scaffold, ASM2944872v1 scaffold_1871, whole genome shotgun sequence genome includes a window with the following:
- the LOC129850196 gene encoding ceramide kinase-like isoform X3 yields MDVCSVHHNNTFLRYSVSLLGYGFYGDVLADSERKRWMGPARYDFSGFKTFLTHHHYEGAVSFLPETDTLGTPRDKTRCRAGCFICQRNGQLYSGDSPEESKTAPDVSDREYEVGWGVVRGKFLAVNAASMSCACPRSPKGLSPAAQVADGTTDLILVRKCSRFNFLRHLLRHTSKDDQFDMTFVEVHRVRRFRFTPRHCQNDSELDLRENGKQLFSQICRDHPACSCSPAYSSWNCDGEILPHAAIEVGVHCQLIKLFARGIEEQPLFEDLVCTLGPLVPPLPYPISHWNSPTTFQRLPLLSLTLALCTTFL; encoded by the exons ATGGACGTGTGCTcggtccatcacaacaacacattCTTGAGGTATTCCGTCTCCCTGCTTGGATACGGTTTCTACGGCGACGTGCTGGCAGACAGCGAGAGGAAACGCTGGATGGGACCAGCCAGATATGACTTTTCAG GTTTTAAGACGTTCCTGACACATCACCACTATGAAGGGGCTGTGTCTTTTCTACCAGAAACTGACACACTGGGAACACCGCGAGACAAGACCAGGTGTAGAGCTGG GTGCTTCATATGCCAGCGCAACGGGCAGCTGTATTCAGGGGATTCCCCAGAGGAATCCAAGACGGCTCCAGATGTCTCAGACAGAG AATATGAAGTGGGGTGGGGGGTGGTCAGAGGGAAGTTCCTGGCCGTCAACGCAGCCAGTATGAGCTGTGCCTGTCCCCGTAGCCCCAAGGGCCTGTCCCCCGCCGCCCAGGTCGCTGACGGCACCACCGACCTCATCCTCGTTCGCAAGTGCTCCCGATTCAACTTCCTTCGCCACCTGCTACGCCACACCAGCAAAGACGACCAG TTTGACATGACCTTTGTAGAGGTGCACCGTGTGCGGCGCTTTCGCTTCACGCCGCGCCACTGCCAAAACGACTCGGAGCTGGACCTGAGGGAGAACGGCAAGCAGCTCTTCAGCCAGATCTGCCGGGACCACCCGGCCTGCAGCTGCAGCCCTGCCTATAGCAGCTGGAACTGTGACGGCGAGATCCTCCCCCACGCTGCCATTGAAGTCGG AGTTCACTGCCAGTTGATCAAGCTGTTTGCGCGAGGGATCGAAGAGCAGCCTTTGTTTGAGGACCTCGTGTGCACTCTAGGTCCCCTCGTCCCTCCGCTGCCCTACCCTATCAGTCACTGGAACAGTCCTACAACATTTCAAAGGCTGCCACTGCTGTCACTTACCTTAGCCCTGTGCACTACCTTTCTCTAA
- the LOC129850196 gene encoding ceramide kinase-like isoform X2, with translation MSRVCHFYVIAMAYSADQQVTAVTNLFKDFEIRGNCWRSVWVDGCAGDSQPMDVCSVHHNNTFLRYSVSLLGYGFYGDVLADSERKRWMGPARYDFSGFKTFLTHHHYEGAVSFLPETDTLGTPRDKTRCRAGCFICQRNGQLYSGDSPEESKTAPDVSDREYEVGWGVVRGKFLAVNAASMSCACPRSPKGLSPAAQVADGTTDLILVRKCSRFNFLRHLLRHTSKDDQFDMTFVEVHRVRRFRFTPRHCQNDSELDLRENGKQLFSQICRDHPACSCSPAYSSWNCDGEILPHAAIEVGVHCQLIKLFARGIEEQPLFEDLVCTLGPLVPPLPYPISHWNSPTTFQRLPLLSLTLALCTTFL, from the exons ATGTCTCGTGTTTGTCACTTCTATGTTATCGCTATGGCATACTCCGCTGACCAACAAGTGACAGCCGTGACCAACTTATTCAAAGATTTTGAGATAAGAGGAAACTGCTGGAGGTCAGTGTGGGTGGATGGGTGTGCAG GAGACTCCCAGCCAATGGACGTGTGCTcggtccatcacaacaacacattCTTGAGGTATTCCGTCTCCCTGCTTGGATACGGTTTCTACGGCGACGTGCTGGCAGACAGCGAGAGGAAACGCTGGATGGGACCAGCCAGATATGACTTTTCAG GTTTTAAGACGTTCCTGACACATCACCACTATGAAGGGGCTGTGTCTTTTCTACCAGAAACTGACACACTGGGAACACCGCGAGACAAGACCAGGTGTAGAGCTGG GTGCTTCATATGCCAGCGCAACGGGCAGCTGTATTCAGGGGATTCCCCAGAGGAATCCAAGACGGCTCCAGATGTCTCAGACAGAG AATATGAAGTGGGGTGGGGGGTGGTCAGAGGGAAGTTCCTGGCCGTCAACGCAGCCAGTATGAGCTGTGCCTGTCCCCGTAGCCCCAAGGGCCTGTCCCCCGCCGCCCAGGTCGCTGACGGCACCACCGACCTCATCCTCGTTCGCAAGTGCTCCCGATTCAACTTCCTTCGCCACCTGCTACGCCACACCAGCAAAGACGACCAG TTTGACATGACCTTTGTAGAGGTGCACCGTGTGCGGCGCTTTCGCTTCACGCCGCGCCACTGCCAAAACGACTCGGAGCTGGACCTGAGGGAGAACGGCAAGCAGCTCTTCAGCCAGATCTGCCGGGACCACCCGGCCTGCAGCTGCAGCCCTGCCTATAGCAGCTGGAACTGTGACGGCGAGATCCTCCCCCACGCTGCCATTGAAGTCGG AGTTCACTGCCAGTTGATCAAGCTGTTTGCGCGAGGGATCGAAGAGCAGCCTTTGTTTGAGGACCTCGTGTGCACTCTAGGTCCCCTCGTCCCTCCGCTGCCCTACCCTATCAGTCACTGGAACAGTCCTACAACATTTCAAAGGCTGCCACTGCTGTCACTTACCTTAGCCCTGTGCACTACCTTTCTCTAA
- the LOC129850196 gene encoding ceramide kinase-like isoform X1 produces the protein MFSEIVHGLVSRTHRDNGVDQNSPEEKLVPCSLHIDIIPAGSTDCICYATVGINDPVTSALHVIVGDSQPMDVCSVHHNNTFLRYSVSLLGYGFYGDVLADSERKRWMGPARYDFSGFKTFLTHHHYEGAVSFLPETDTLGTPRDKTRCRAGCFICQRNGQLYSGDSPEESKTAPDVSDREYEVGWGVVRGKFLAVNAASMSCACPRSPKGLSPAAQVADGTTDLILVRKCSRFNFLRHLLRHTSKDDQFDMTFVEVHRVRRFRFTPRHCQNDSELDLRENGKQLFSQICRDHPACSCSPAYSSWNCDGEILPHAAIEVGVHCQLIKLFARGIEEQPLFEDLVCTLGPLVPPLPYPISHWNSPTTFQRLPLLSLTLALCTTFL, from the exons ATGTTCAGCGAGATAGTTCACGGCCTGGTCTCTCGAACACACAGGGATAACGGagtggaccagaacagcccgGAGGAGAAGCTGGTACCCTGTAGTCTCCACATCGACATTATACCCGCAG GTTCAACGGACTGCATCTGCTATGCCACTGTCGGCATCAATGACCCTGTGACCTCAGCTTTACATGTCATAGTGG GAGACTCCCAGCCAATGGACGTGTGCTcggtccatcacaacaacacattCTTGAGGTATTCCGTCTCCCTGCTTGGATACGGTTTCTACGGCGACGTGCTGGCAGACAGCGAGAGGAAACGCTGGATGGGACCAGCCAGATATGACTTTTCAG GTTTTAAGACGTTCCTGACACATCACCACTATGAAGGGGCTGTGTCTTTTCTACCAGAAACTGACACACTGGGAACACCGCGAGACAAGACCAGGTGTAGAGCTGG GTGCTTCATATGCCAGCGCAACGGGCAGCTGTATTCAGGGGATTCCCCAGAGGAATCCAAGACGGCTCCAGATGTCTCAGACAGAG AATATGAAGTGGGGTGGGGGGTGGTCAGAGGGAAGTTCCTGGCCGTCAACGCAGCCAGTATGAGCTGTGCCTGTCCCCGTAGCCCCAAGGGCCTGTCCCCCGCCGCCCAGGTCGCTGACGGCACCACCGACCTCATCCTCGTTCGCAAGTGCTCCCGATTCAACTTCCTTCGCCACCTGCTACGCCACACCAGCAAAGACGACCAG TTTGACATGACCTTTGTAGAGGTGCACCGTGTGCGGCGCTTTCGCTTCACGCCGCGCCACTGCCAAAACGACTCGGAGCTGGACCTGAGGGAGAACGGCAAGCAGCTCTTCAGCCAGATCTGCCGGGACCACCCGGCCTGCAGCTGCAGCCCTGCCTATAGCAGCTGGAACTGTGACGGCGAGATCCTCCCCCACGCTGCCATTGAAGTCGG AGTTCACTGCCAGTTGATCAAGCTGTTTGCGCGAGGGATCGAAGAGCAGCCTTTGTTTGAGGACCTCGTGTGCACTCTAGGTCCCCTCGTCCCTCCGCTGCCCTACCCTATCAGTCACTGGAACAGTCCTACAACATTTCAAAGGCTGCCACTGCTGTCACTTACCTTAGCCCTGTGCACTACCTTTCTCTAA